The Streptomyces sp. NBC_00224 genome has a window encoding:
- a CDS encoding CpaF family protein has product MSLRARITAPEETRGGEGDAHLVAAYRGKLLEEIDLAEMSSLAAAERRARLERVLGHILSREGPVLSTGERAQLIRRVVDEALGLGVLEPLLEDASVTEIMVNGPDQIYVERGGRVERLPMRFASHEQLMQTIERIVSTVNRRVDESNPMVDARLPSGERVNVIIPPLSLTGATLTIRRFPRSFTLPELIAFGSLDQSMLMLLAGLIQAKFNVIVSGATGTGKTTLLNALSGLIPEHERIITIEDSAELQLQQSHVIRLEARPANVEGKGHVSIRDLVRNSLRMRPDRIVVGEVRGGESLDMLQAMSTGHDGSLATVHANSAEDALMRLQTLASMSEIKIPFEALHDQINSAVDVLVQLTRHADGSRRVTEIALLDSHGRDPYRLATVARFDPRPMAADGRVHGEFRHFPLPRRVAERLYLAGQPVPQAFGIASFDEQLATREAR; this is encoded by the coding sequence ATGAGTCTGCGGGCCCGTATCACCGCCCCCGAGGAGACCCGGGGCGGCGAGGGCGACGCGCATCTCGTCGCCGCCTACCGGGGCAAGCTCCTGGAGGAGATCGACCTCGCCGAGATGTCCTCGCTCGCCGCCGCCGAGCGCCGGGCGCGGCTGGAGCGCGTCCTCGGCCACATCCTCAGCCGCGAGGGCCCGGTCCTGTCCACCGGCGAGCGGGCCCAGCTGATCCGCCGGGTCGTCGACGAGGCGCTGGGCCTGGGCGTACTGGAACCGCTCCTGGAGGACGCCTCCGTCACCGAGATCATGGTCAACGGCCCCGACCAGATCTACGTCGAGCGCGGCGGCCGGGTCGAGCGGCTGCCGATGCGGTTCGCCTCGCACGAGCAGCTGATGCAGACCATCGAGCGGATCGTGTCGACCGTCAACCGCCGGGTCGACGAGTCCAACCCGATGGTCGATGCCCGGCTGCCGTCCGGCGAGCGCGTCAACGTGATCATCCCGCCGCTCTCGCTGACCGGCGCGACCCTCACCATCCGCCGCTTCCCGCGCTCCTTCACGCTCCCCGAGCTGATCGCCTTCGGCTCGCTCGACCAGTCCATGCTGATGCTGCTCGCCGGGCTGATCCAGGCGAAGTTCAACGTGATCGTCTCCGGCGCCACCGGCACCGGCAAGACGACCCTGCTCAACGCCCTCTCCGGCCTCATCCCCGAGCACGAGCGCATCATCACCATCGAGGACTCCGCCGAACTCCAGCTCCAGCAGAGCCATGTGATCCGGCTTGAGGCCCGACCGGCCAACGTCGAGGGCAAGGGCCACGTCTCCATCCGCGACCTGGTCCGCAACTCGCTGCGTATGCGCCCCGACCGGATCGTGGTCGGCGAGGTGCGCGGCGGCGAGTCCCTCGACATGCTCCAGGCGATGTCCACCGGCCACGACGGCTCACTCGCCACGGTCCACGCCAACAGCGCCGAGGACGCCCTGATGCGGCTCCAGACGCTGGCCTCCATGTCCGAGATCAAGATCCCGTTCGAGGCGCTGCACGACCAGATCAACTCGGCCGTGGACGTCCTGGTCCAGCTCACCCGGCACGCCGACGGCTCCCGCCGGGTCACCGAGATCGCCCTGCTCGACTCGCACGGCCGCGACCCCTACCGGCTCGCCACCGTCGCCCGCTTCGACCCCCGCCCGATGGCCGCCGACGGGCGCGTCCACGGCGAGTTCCGCCACTTCCCGCTCCCGCGCCGCGTCGCCGAACGCCTCTACCTCGCGGGCCAGCCCGTCCCGCAGGCGTTCGGCATCGCCTCCTTCGACGAACAGCTCGCCACCCGAGAGGCCAGGTAG
- a CDS encoding type II secretion system F family protein, with translation MSALTQLTIGVTLLACAAAVVGVHAYATGRAQRRALVERLSTAGELPPAGRRRPFAGVDRRLRRTTVGKRIERKLAVTGLDLTPGEFFVYVLAGVVGLWVVAASVLASFFGPLAALAGLWAANTFLNWQRTRRTEAFINQLPEISRVIANATQAGLALRTAIAMAADELEAPAGDELKTVADQLAVGRTLDDALGELAHRLPSRELVVLVSTLILSNRAGGAVVNSLRNLTTTLEERKETRREVRTQLSQVNTTAYAVPAIGVGAMLLVNQIAPGSLAKMTGSFLGQAAVVVALGLYALGFVAIRRISKIDI, from the coding sequence ATGTCCGCACTCACCCAGCTGACGATCGGGGTCACGCTGCTCGCCTGCGCGGCGGCGGTCGTCGGTGTGCACGCGTACGCCACGGGGCGCGCCCAGCGCCGGGCCCTGGTCGAACGGCTCTCCACCGCCGGAGAGCTGCCGCCCGCCGGACGCCGGCGGCCGTTCGCCGGGGTGGACCGCAGACTGCGCCGCACCACGGTCGGCAAGCGCATCGAGCGCAAGCTCGCGGTGACCGGCCTGGACCTCACCCCCGGCGAGTTCTTCGTCTACGTACTCGCCGGAGTCGTCGGGCTGTGGGTGGTGGCCGCCTCGGTGCTCGCCTCCTTCTTCGGCCCGCTCGCGGCGCTGGCCGGGCTGTGGGCCGCCAACACCTTCCTCAACTGGCAGCGCACCCGGCGCACCGAGGCGTTCATCAACCAGCTCCCCGAGATCTCCCGGGTGATCGCCAACGCCACCCAGGCCGGGCTCGCCCTGCGCACCGCGATCGCCATGGCGGCGGACGAGCTGGAGGCCCCGGCGGGCGACGAGCTCAAGACGGTCGCCGACCAGCTCGCGGTCGGCCGCACCCTAGACGACGCGCTCGGCGAGCTGGCGCACCGGCTGCCCTCGCGCGAACTGGTCGTCCTCGTCTCGACGTTGATCCTCTCCAACCGGGCGGGCGGCGCGGTCGTCAACTCGCTGCGCAACCTCACCACCACCCTGGAGGAGCGCAAGGAGACCCGGCGCGAGGTGCGCACCCAGCTGTCCCAGGTGAACACCACGGCGTACGCGGTCCCGGCGATCGGGGTCGGTGCCATGCTGCTGGTCAACCAGATCGCGCCGGGCTCGCTCGCCAAGATGACCGGCTCGTTCCTGGGCCAGGCAGCGGTCGTCGTGGCGCTCGGGCTGTACGCGCTGGGCTTCGTCGCGATCCGCCGCATCTCGAAGATCGACATCTGA
- the cpaB gene encoding Flp pilus assembly protein CpaB, with the protein MNSRQRRGVILLLVSVLCAAGAFAGVLSVIHDANSKVGPEVTAYRVKGEIEPYKELKESQFEKTSMPERWLPDNAVTDLSRIRGMIAVTKLRAGSLLQSDMIVKRPELRPGEQEIAIMIDASTGVAGKITPGSSVNIFATFAAAKQGDTPQSKIIVSGARVIDVGSLKALEPGRDDRNKSTEAVPITFALGTVDAQRVAYAESFAQHVRLALVAPGSDPSVPPGDRTYRLEKDQ; encoded by the coding sequence ATGAACTCCCGTCAGCGCCGTGGCGTCATCCTTCTCCTGGTCTCGGTCCTGTGCGCCGCGGGCGCCTTCGCCGGGGTCCTCTCGGTGATCCACGACGCCAACTCGAAGGTCGGCCCCGAGGTGACGGCGTACCGGGTGAAGGGCGAGATCGAGCCCTACAAGGAGCTGAAGGAGAGCCAGTTCGAGAAGACGTCGATGCCCGAGCGGTGGCTCCCCGACAACGCCGTCACCGACCTCTCGCGCATTCGCGGAATGATCGCCGTCACCAAGCTCAGGGCCGGTTCGCTGCTCCAGTCCGACATGATCGTGAAACGGCCCGAACTCCGGCCCGGGGAGCAGGAGATCGCCATCATGATCGATGCCTCCACCGGTGTGGCCGGCAAGATCACGCCGGGGTCCTCGGTGAACATCTTCGCCACCTTCGCCGCCGCCAAGCAGGGCGACACCCCCCAGTCGAAGATCATCGTCTCCGGCGCCAGGGTCATCGACGTGGGCAGCCTGAAGGCCCTCGAACCCGGCCGCGACGACCGCAACAAGAGCACCGAGGCGGTCCCGATCACCTTCGCCCTGGGCACCGTCGACGCCCAGCGCGTCGCGTACGCGGAGTCCTTCGCCCAGCACGTGCGGCTCGCGCTCGTCGCGCCCGGCAGCGACCCCTCGGTCCCGCCCGGCGACCGTACGTACCGCCTCGAAAAGGACCAGTGA
- a CDS encoding SRPBCC family protein, translated as MNRGADMWVYEHGVETSAAPEAVWRLWADVESWSDWNADVQKIEIRGPFAAGSEITMGADGQDPIELRLTEVAENELFVDEARFDGLVLRTAHRLDRPGPDRTRVVYRMEITGAAADEMGPEIGPAVTADWPETMAALVRLAEAGR; from the coding sequence ATGAACAGGGGAGCCGACATGTGGGTGTACGAGCACGGAGTCGAGACCAGCGCCGCTCCTGAGGCCGTCTGGCGGCTGTGGGCCGACGTGGAGAGCTGGAGCGACTGGAACGCGGACGTCCAGAAGATCGAGATCCGAGGGCCGTTCGCGGCCGGATCCGAGATCACCATGGGCGCGGACGGGCAGGACCCGATCGAGCTGCGGCTCACCGAAGTGGCCGAGAACGAGCTGTTCGTGGACGAGGCCCGCTTCGACGGCCTGGTCCTGCGCACCGCGCACCGGCTCGACCGGCCGGGCCCGGACCGTACCCGGGTGGTGTACCGGATGGAGATCACCGGCGCGGCGGCCGACGAGATGGGCCCGGAGATCGGCCCGGCCGTCACCGCCGACTGGCCGGAGACCATGGCCGCGCTCGTCCGGCTCGCGGAGGCGGGGCGCTGA
- a CDS encoding pilus assembly protein TadG-related protein has protein sequence MTSPASRRLAGDRGQAFPVYITAVAGLLFLAFAYFAVGQAAVKRNEAQTAADAAALAAAQDFRDQLRNGLLDTFDLARWQKLLDGDRGGLIPHDSCPAARELASRNDATADICELSFQPEPTYQVAVQTNKTAGHSVIAATQDHKGKAKAAAVVVPRCQLQEAPGSGPTTEPPEPGPGPAPGESPGPGGPGGEQKAYRLVCDKRDFEIDPGHLDLLPKASDLFSVHLADK, from the coding sequence CTGACCTCACCCGCATCCCGCCGCCTCGCCGGCGACCGAGGGCAGGCCTTCCCCGTCTACATCACCGCGGTGGCAGGCCTGCTCTTCCTCGCGTTCGCGTACTTCGCGGTGGGCCAGGCGGCGGTGAAGCGCAACGAGGCCCAGACGGCGGCGGACGCGGCGGCCCTCGCGGCGGCCCAGGACTTCCGGGACCAGCTGAGGAACGGCCTGCTCGACACCTTCGACCTCGCGCGCTGGCAGAAGCTGCTCGACGGCGACCGGGGCGGGCTGATCCCGCACGACTCCTGCCCGGCGGCGCGTGAGCTCGCCTCGCGCAACGACGCCACGGCCGACATCTGCGAGCTCTCCTTCCAGCCCGAGCCCACCTATCAAGTGGCCGTGCAGACCAACAAGACGGCGGGCCATTCGGTCATCGCCGCCACACAGGACCACAAGGGCAAGGCGAAGGCGGCCGCCGTGGTCGTACCGCGCTGCCAACTCCAGGAGGCGCCCGGGAGCGGGCCCACCACAGAGCCTCCGGAGCCGGGGCCCGGCCCGGCCCCCGGCGAGTCCCCGGGGCCCGGCGGGCCGGGGGGCGAGCAGAAGGCGTACCGACTCGTGTGCGACAAGCGGGACTTCGAGATCGACCCCGGCCACCTCGACCTCCTGCCGAAGGCGTCCGACCTGTTCTCCGTCCATCTGGCCGACAAGTAA
- a CDS encoding sensor histidine kinase — protein sequence MPRPAQQHGPPPEPEVSLQLNALQALCRQVFLFRLAMIGLGTPFALANSARGIATWLVSGAVLITFMGSYALYRDWERFGPLLLRHPWLLGVDTAFGALLLFTATPDSPLGYVVVCTPLLAGLVYGWRGAGVFAGLQCVILALAYMAQRQHHQPVAPALLLPGFCVLAGAAGVALRGLLLRFGVASRALTEARARLAVEEERARLARELHDSVAKTLYGVALAAEGLAASADRTDPATVRRGATLVARSARRAAAESRELLADLRREPGPDGGVDVLAELAARVRDFAARGEDVGVSYRSLSRDGSAMRVPHPIARQLLTIASEALENAHRHAGPARVDVSAGVVGDVLRISVYDDGRGLPPGTTLDGLRRAGHFGLVGMVERAADLGARIRIGRGEAARGTEVRLDLPLAALGAGRAVERSGV from the coding sequence ATGCCGAGACCCGCACAGCAGCACGGCCCGCCCCCCGAGCCCGAGGTCTCCCTCCAGCTCAACGCCCTCCAGGCGCTCTGCCGCCAGGTCTTCCTGTTCCGGCTCGCGATGATAGGGCTCGGCACCCCCTTCGCCCTGGCCAACTCGGCCCGGGGAATCGCCACTTGGCTGGTCTCCGGGGCCGTACTGATCACCTTCATGGGCTCGTACGCGCTCTACCGCGACTGGGAGCGCTTCGGCCCGCTGCTGCTGCGCCACCCGTGGCTGCTCGGCGTGGACACCGCGTTCGGCGCGCTGCTGCTGTTCACCGCGACCCCCGACTCCCCGCTCGGCTACGTCGTCGTCTGCACCCCGCTGCTCGCCGGTCTGGTCTACGGCTGGCGGGGCGCGGGCGTCTTCGCCGGGCTCCAGTGCGTCATCCTGGCGCTCGCGTACATGGCCCAGCGCCAGCACCACCAGCCGGTAGCCCCCGCCCTGCTGCTGCCCGGCTTCTGCGTCCTCGCGGGCGCGGCCGGGGTCGCGCTGCGGGGCCTGCTGCTGCGTTTCGGGGTGGCCTCGCGGGCGCTCACCGAAGCACGGGCGAGGCTGGCGGTGGAGGAGGAACGGGCTAGGCTGGCACGCGAGTTGCACGACTCGGTCGCCAAGACCCTGTACGGCGTGGCGCTCGCCGCCGAGGGCCTGGCGGCCTCCGCCGACCGCACCGACCCGGCCACGGTCCGCCGGGGAGCGACCCTGGTGGCCCGCTCGGCCCGCCGCGCCGCCGCCGAGTCCCGCGAACTCCTCGCCGACCTGCGCCGCGAGCCGGGCCCGGACGGGGGAGTGGACGTGCTGGCGGAACTGGCGGCACGGGTAAGGGACTTCGCGGCCAGAGGTGAGGACGTGGGCGTGAGCTACCGCTCCCTCTCCCGGGACGGGTCCGCGATGCGGGTCCCGCACCCGATCGCCCGCCAGCTCCTCACCATCGCCTCGGAGGCCCTGGAGAACGCCCACCGCCACGCGGGCCCGGCGCGCGTGGACGTGTCGGCGGGCGTGGTCGGGGACGTGCTCCGCATCAGCGTGTACGACGACGGGCGCGGCCTGCCCCCCGGCACCACCCTCGACGGGCTGCGCCGGGCGGGCCACTTCGGCCTGGTCGGCATGGTCGAGCGCGCGGCGGACCTCGGCGCGCGCATCCGCATCGGCCGGGGCGAGGCGGCGAGGGGCACGGAGGTCCGCCTTGACCTGCCGCTGGCGGCGTTGGGAGCCGGGCGGGCCGTGGAGAGGAGCGGGGTGTGA
- a CDS encoding TadE/TadG family type IV pilus assembly protein encodes MRRRARASDRGSAAVEYLGFLPLLLLVALAGVQLGLAAYAAQQAGTAARAAARTGAQTERAGGAEQAGKAAVSEWVAGRSGISVGGCPGATVTATVTVSIPSVFPGIDHFGPVHKSATMPCDESN; translated from the coding sequence GTGAGGCGCCGCGCACGCGCGAGCGACCGGGGCTCGGCCGCCGTCGAGTACCTCGGCTTCCTGCCGCTGCTGCTCCTGGTCGCGCTCGCCGGCGTCCAGCTGGGCCTCGCCGCGTACGCCGCCCAGCAGGCGGGCACGGCCGCCCGGGCCGCCGCCCGTACCGGCGCGCAGACGGAACGGGCGGGCGGAGCCGAACAGGCAGGGAAGGCAGCCGTCAGCGAATGGGTCGCCGGGCGCAGCGGCATCAGCGTCGGGGGCTGCCCCGGGGCCACGGTGACCGCCACGGTCACCGTCTCCATCCCGTCCGTCTTCCCCGGCATCGACCACTTCGGCCCGGTCCACAAGAGCGCCACCATGCCCTGCGACGAGAGCAACTAG
- a CDS encoding response regulator, translating into MTRVLVADDNPVVRAGLTALLDGHGDTEVVAEAADGREAYEAALLHRPDVVLLDVRMPGVDGLTALPRLVRVAPVMMLTYSGEDGTVREALRLGARGYLVHGEFTVEQLVGAVRDIGLGRAHFSATAARALGVMEGTGGAACPAPSPGVMPWSISSNPNEEASRMQPDVGQSSPGRRRETPLLRKGLGVHRLSRREVEVMELIAAGMSNQQIAAACFISEKTVKNHINRIFAKLHSNSRTQAVATWLGTRGATG; encoded by the coding sequence GTGACCCGGGTGCTGGTGGCGGACGACAACCCGGTCGTACGGGCCGGTCTCACCGCGCTGCTCGACGGCCACGGCGACACGGAGGTCGTGGCCGAGGCGGCGGACGGCCGCGAGGCGTACGAGGCGGCCCTACTGCACCGGCCGGACGTGGTCCTGCTCGATGTGCGGATGCCGGGCGTGGACGGCCTCACGGCACTGCCCCGCCTGGTGCGGGTGGCGCCGGTGATGATGCTGACGTACAGCGGCGAGGACGGGACCGTACGCGAGGCGCTGCGGCTGGGCGCACGGGGCTATCTGGTGCACGGCGAGTTCACGGTGGAACAACTGGTCGGCGCGGTACGGGACATCGGGCTCGGCCGCGCACACTTCTCGGCGACGGCGGCGAGGGCACTGGGTGTCATGGAGGGGACCGGGGGCGCTGCCTGCCCCGCCCCCTCTCCGGGTGTCATGCCCTGGTCGATTTCATCAAATCCGAACGAAGAGGCTTCGCGGATGCAACCGGATGTGGGACAGTCGTCACCGGGGCGGCGGAGGGAAACTCCACTCCTCCGCAAGGGACTTGGAGTACACCGGCTCAGCAGGAGGGAGGTGGAGGTGATGGAGCTGATCGCGGCGGGCATGAGCAATCAGCAGATCGCCGCCGCCTGCTTCATCAGCGAGAAGACGGTGAAGAACCACATCAACCGGATCTTCGCGAAGCTACACAGCAACAGCCGCACCCAGGCGGTCGCGACGTGGCTGGGAACGCGGGGGGCGACGGGATGA
- a CDS encoding DUF5936 domain-containing protein — MELILGLIGGLSVLGAFQGVRMYRAEAKLPGDLALALEVGATRTTRTGGAIDRLGIRYAPLVLRLMGPRRVGEKRRRIDMAGNPGGLTIDRYAARRAVYGALGAVGAVVMISGGNYLMALLMVAFAYYWVEVGIWAAVRRRRDDIERTLPDFLDVLAVVVSAGLGFRQALERVAEKYEGPWADEVRIALRQMDMGVSRRQAFDDLRRRNDSEQVAMFVTALQQGEELGAPIVDTLIAIATDMRRTDAQNARRKAAKAVPKATLMVTTFMVPATMILMASAMLLGSEADIGSLTGK; from the coding sequence ATGGAACTGATCCTGGGACTCATCGGCGGACTCAGCGTCCTGGGCGCCTTCCAGGGCGTACGGATGTACCGCGCCGAGGCCAAGCTCCCCGGCGACCTGGCCCTCGCCCTGGAGGTCGGCGCCACCCGCACCACCCGGACCGGCGGCGCCATCGACCGCCTCGGCATCCGCTACGCCCCGCTCGTACTGCGGCTGATGGGCCCCAGGCGCGTCGGCGAGAAGCGCCGCAGGATCGACATGGCGGGCAACCCCGGCGGCCTGACCATCGACCGCTACGCGGCGCGGCGCGCGGTGTACGGGGCGCTCGGCGCGGTCGGCGCGGTGGTGATGATCTCCGGCGGCAACTACCTGATGGCCCTGCTGATGGTCGCGTTCGCGTACTACTGGGTCGAGGTCGGCATCTGGGCGGCCGTCCGCCGCCGCCGCGACGACATCGAACGGACCCTGCCGGACTTCCTCGACGTCCTGGCGGTGGTGGTCTCCGCCGGGCTCGGCTTCCGCCAGGCCCTGGAGCGGGTCGCGGAGAAGTACGAGGGCCCCTGGGCCGACGAGGTGCGGATCGCGCTGCGCCAGATGGACATGGGGGTCAGCCGCCGCCAGGCCTTCGACGACCTGCGCAGGCGCAACGACTCCGAGCAGGTCGCCATGTTCGTCACGGCGCTCCAGCAGGGCGAGGAGCTGGGCGCGCCGATCGTGGACACGCTGATAGCCATCGCCACCGACATGCGCCGCACCGACGCCCAGAACGCCCGCCGCAAGGCCGCCAAGGCGGTGCCCAAGGCCACGCTGATGGTCACCACGTTCATGGTGCCCGCCACCATGATCCTGATGGCGTCCGCGATGCTGCTCGGCTCCGAGGCCGACATCGGCTCGCTCACGGGGAAGTGA
- a CDS encoding OmpA family protein, whose amino-acid sequence MLATQAPPATPAPGTPRRRHARPAVLAAAVLLFVGAGAGAGAAVADDPNPTAVPAAAPPVKVDANAPGLKLSDGATLAAPRVIDIKSVVEDMGGEERRADTNADISFALQAEVLFGKDSAALSAEASGRIQAIADEVKKQKAANVRVFGFTDNLGTHEHGVVLSKQRADAVQGALSQAVGGSVTFDIRGYAEDFPIADNSSEDGRRKNRRVEVSFPRGATG is encoded by the coding sequence ATGTTGGCCACCCAGGCACCACCCGCGACCCCGGCCCCCGGCACCCCCCGCCGCCGTCACGCCCGCCCCGCGGTCCTCGCCGCCGCGGTGCTGCTGTTCGTCGGGGCGGGGGCGGGGGCGGGTGCGGCCGTCGCCGACGATCCGAATCCCACCGCCGTGCCCGCCGCCGCCCCGCCCGTGAAGGTCGACGCCAACGCGCCGGGGCTCAAGCTCTCCGACGGGGCGACGCTCGCCGCGCCGAGGGTCATCGACATCAAGTCGGTGGTCGAGGACATGGGCGGCGAGGAGCGCCGCGCCGACACCAACGCCGACATCTCCTTCGCCCTTCAGGCCGAGGTCCTCTTCGGCAAGGACAGCGCCGCGCTCTCCGCCGAGGCGAGCGGCCGTATCCAGGCGATCGCCGACGAGGTCAAGAAGCAGAAGGCCGCGAACGTCCGGGTGTTCGGGTTCACCGACAACCTCGGTACGCACGAGCACGGCGTCGTCCTGTCCAAGCAGCGCGCGGACGCCGTCCAGGGCGCGCTCTCGCAGGCGGTGGGCGGCTCGGTCACCTTCGACATCCGTGGGTACGCGGAGGACTTCCCGATCGCGGACAACTCCTCGGAGGACGGCCGCCGCAAGAACCGCCGGGTCGAGGTGTCCTTCCCGCGCGGGGCGACCGGATAG
- a CDS encoding TadE/TadG family type IV pilus assembly protein, translating into MSGIRVPADRDRGQIIVEFTGMVPIILVTLAAIWQLVLTGYTYTVAGHVADEGARAGAAKGGGSAACDAAMRAAAPDGWDVGPGCGGGGDPDVFTATVAIKVPVLFPGALSFPFTVHGQAGAAREETP; encoded by the coding sequence ATGAGCGGTATACGCGTACCCGCCGACCGGGACCGGGGCCAGATCATCGTCGAGTTCACCGGGATGGTGCCGATCATCCTGGTGACCCTCGCCGCGATCTGGCAACTGGTCCTGACCGGCTACACGTACACCGTCGCCGGACATGTGGCCGACGAGGGGGCGCGGGCGGGGGCGGCGAAGGGCGGGGGGTCCGCCGCGTGCGATGCGGCGATGCGGGCGGCCGCCCCGGACGGGTGGGACGTGGGGCCCGGCTGCGGCGGAGGCGGCGACCCCGACGTCTTCACGGCCACCGTCGCGATCAAGGTCCCGGTGCTCTTCCCGGGAGCGCTGTCCTTCCCGTTCACGGTGCACGGGCAGGCGGGGGCGGCGCGGGAGGAGACGCCGTGA
- a CDS encoding MarR family winged helix-turn-helix transcriptional regulator, which translates to MALTPGESPGFLLWHATLRWQRGVTAALTPLGLTHVQFVLLACTWWLNGQGEHPNQLAVARQAGTDVKMTSQVVRTLEGKGLLVRETDPADTRAKRLRVTDAGAELAPRAIAAVEAVDAEFFRPVPVGEAVALLAALARPEE; encoded by the coding sequence ATGGCGCTCACCCCCGGCGAGAGCCCCGGGTTCCTGCTCTGGCACGCCACGCTGCGCTGGCAGCGGGGGGTGACCGCGGCCCTCACGCCACTGGGCCTCACACATGTGCAGTTCGTCCTGCTCGCGTGCACCTGGTGGCTCAACGGGCAGGGGGAGCACCCCAACCAGCTGGCGGTCGCCCGCCAGGCCGGCACCGACGTCAAGATGACGTCCCAGGTCGTCCGTACGCTGGAGGGCAAGGGCCTGCTCGTACGCGAGACCGACCCGGCGGACACCCGGGCCAAGCGGCTGCGGGTGACGGACGCCGGGGCGGAGCTCGCGCCGCGGGCGATCGCGGCGGTGGAGGCGGTGGACGCGGAGTTCTTCCGGCCGGTGCCGGTGGGCGAGGCGGTGGCGCTGCTCGCGGCACTGGCCCGGCCGGAAGAGTGA
- a CDS encoding CpaE family protein — protein sequence MTTRILPAVGDADAARSVTTLLSQLPDAEPATPVADSTQLLDTLARLAGDSLDELPEVVLVHERIGPVAALDLVREVALRFPAVGVVLITSDAGPGLFAAAMDSGARGLVTLPLHYEELVSRVRVAAQWSVGVRRHLGGGGEASSGPGGTVVTVTGAKGGVGATVTAIHLALAARASGRTTALVDMDLQAGDVASYLDVQFRRSIADLATITDISPRVLQDALFTHSTGVGLLLAPGDGERAEEVTDRAARQILAALRHRYEVVIADCGTQMNGANAAAVELADTALLVTTPDVVSVRAAKRIVRMWDRLQIRKAEETTTVVNRHTRATEIQPALVQKVTGTRITRTSVPANFKELQAVVDAGRLHDLDAKSTVKQALWTLAGELGLVKGVGPAPEKSGRGTLVLRRRGHG from the coding sequence ATGACCACCAGGATCCTCCCGGCCGTCGGGGACGCCGACGCCGCCCGGTCCGTCACCACCCTGCTCAGCCAGCTCCCCGACGCCGAACCCGCCACGCCCGTCGCGGACTCGACCCAGCTCCTGGACACCCTGGCCCGGCTCGCCGGGGACTCCCTGGACGAGCTGCCCGAGGTCGTCCTGGTCCACGAGCGCATCGGGCCGGTCGCCGCCCTCGACCTGGTGCGCGAGGTCGCCCTGCGCTTCCCCGCCGTCGGCGTCGTCCTGATCACCTCCGACGCGGGCCCCGGCCTCTTCGCCGCCGCCATGGACTCCGGCGCGCGCGGCCTGGTCACCCTGCCGCTGCACTACGAGGAGCTGGTCAGCCGGGTGCGGGTGGCTGCCCAGTGGTCGGTCGGGGTGCGCCGCCACCTGGGCGGCGGGGGCGAGGCCTCCAGCGGCCCCGGCGGCACGGTCGTCACCGTCACCGGCGCCAAGGGCGGGGTCGGCGCCACCGTCACCGCCATCCACCTCGCCCTCGCCGCCCGGGCGTCGGGCCGCACCACGGCCCTGGTCGACATGGACCTCCAGGCCGGGGACGTGGCCTCGTACCTCGACGTCCAGTTCCGCCGCTCCATCGCGGACCTCGCCACGATCACCGACATCTCGCCCCGGGTCCTCCAGGACGCCCTGTTCACCCACTCCACCGGCGTCGGCCTGCTGCTCGCCCCCGGCGACGGCGAGCGGGCCGAGGAGGTCACCGACCGCGCGGCCCGCCAGATCCTCGCCGCCCTGCGCCACCGCTACGAAGTGGTGATCGCCGACTGCGGCACCCAGATGAACGGCGCGAACGCCGCCGCCGTCGAACTGGCCGACACCGCCCTCCTGGTCACCACCCCGGACGTGGTGTCGGTACGGGCCGCCAAGCGGATCGTACGGATGTGGGACCGCCTCCAGATCCGCAAGGCCGAGGAGACGACGACCGTGGTCAACCGGCACACCCGCGCCACCGAGATCCAGCCCGCGCTCGTCCAGAAGGTCACCGGCACCCGGATCACCCGCACCTCCGTCCCCGCCAACTTCAAGGAGCTCCAGGCCGTCGTCGACGCCGGGCGCCTGCACGACCTGGACGCCAAGTCCACGGTCAAGCAGGCGCTGTGGACGCTCGCGGGCGAGCTGGGCCTGGTGAAGGGGGTCGGCCCGGCGCCCGAGAAGAGCGGCCGGGGCACCCTCGTGCTGCGGCGCCGGGGGCACGGATGA